In Promicromonospora sp. Populi, one genomic interval encodes:
- a CDS encoding LamG-like jellyroll fold domain-containing protein, with translation MSHRILPGRRVAAVLASITLVVTSLAAVPMASAAPTASAAKAVAADVAEPTADPASVSADALPTVQVDGIVWKQVIVGNTVYVGGEFQNARPAGAAPGTNLVPRTNLLAYNLTTGVLITSFNHTLNGNVTDLAASPDGTRLYAVGGFTTVDGVTRNRIAAFNLPTGTLNTSFVPSPNGNTKAVAATNTTVYFGGWFGGVNGATRYRLAAVNASNGALRPGFVPVVDDRQVQSIVVSPDEQSVAISGTFTSVNSDTQNGYGIAWLDAATGATRNLPINHTEIRNAGDNSSILRLATDGEAWYGVGWHYGRGGTTEGTFKASWADGTLIWLEDCHGDTYDVAPVGNVVYTASHKHYCGNSGGFPQTNPWNFYHSTAWINEVRGTNTEDIWGYPDHPGTPRPELLTWHPLTDVGTYTGKEQAVWTVSGNADYVLYGGEFPRVNGVGQQGIVRYAKRSSAPNNVGPVDSGATINPTVASVSGGTVRLNLTTTWDRDDEALTYRIYRDTEANAPVFEETIATKFWLPQKRTARDTGLAAGSEHSYRLTVTDPSGNVKRSDWVPVTVSSTPSSDYADTVVQDGAANFWRLGEPLGSTPTYDWAGGADLTVPSTVRLGTAGAITGDPNTAATFQNSSSSRLVATSANIAPAPNTFTVEAWIKGTGTGRIVGYGNSNSATGTSSSTDRLLYIDSGGRLQFGVNNGSRLTLRSPARVNDGAWHHVVGTLGSGGMQLFVDGVRVGNRTDVTNGQAFNGYWRIGADTLSNWPNRPLLGDRYTGVADDVAIYPTALSTATVLDHYTVAVNGGRPNRAPVAEATAEIHGFDLTVDGSGSSDPDGPISSWAWNFGDGTTGTGAQATHTYAAPGTYTVTLTVSDGEGGSAQDAVQVEATAPAEFAADDFGRDVTGGWGTAPVGGLWTISGAASSFSLAGGEGVMALPTAGSNRKAQLQGVSESDVELRTVLSLDEISDGGGTFVSLAGRTSGFTSEYRAKAWVKSTGAVQLQLNSVQGAETTLAAANIAGLTVAAGEKLAVRMQITGSAPTTIRAKVWKAGTAEPAAWQLTTTNAIPELQDAGAVGYSVSNAGSVTTGANVVRLDDFWAGPLSP, from the coding sequence GTGTCCCATCGCATCCTGCCCGGCCGGCGCGTCGCCGCCGTCCTCGCGAGCATCACGCTCGTGGTCACCTCGCTCGCGGCTGTGCCAATGGCCTCCGCAGCGCCGACGGCCTCCGCCGCGAAAGCGGTCGCGGCCGACGTCGCCGAGCCGACGGCCGACCCGGCGTCCGTGTCCGCCGACGCGCTGCCGACCGTGCAGGTCGACGGGATCGTGTGGAAGCAGGTCATCGTCGGAAACACGGTGTACGTCGGCGGCGAGTTCCAGAACGCCCGGCCGGCCGGTGCAGCTCCCGGCACGAACCTGGTGCCCCGCACGAACCTGCTGGCCTACAACCTGACGACCGGCGTGCTGATCACGTCGTTCAACCACACGCTGAACGGCAACGTCACCGACCTGGCGGCGTCGCCGGACGGGACGCGGCTCTACGCGGTGGGCGGGTTCACGACGGTCGACGGCGTCACCCGCAACCGCATCGCCGCGTTCAACCTGCCGACCGGCACCCTGAACACGTCGTTCGTCCCGAGCCCGAACGGCAACACGAAGGCCGTCGCGGCCACCAACACCACCGTCTACTTCGGCGGGTGGTTCGGCGGCGTCAACGGCGCCACGCGTTACCGCCTGGCAGCCGTGAACGCGTCGAACGGCGCCCTGCGCCCCGGGTTCGTGCCGGTTGTCGACGACCGGCAGGTGCAGTCCATCGTCGTGTCGCCGGACGAGCAGTCCGTGGCGATCTCGGGGACGTTCACCTCGGTCAACTCCGACACGCAGAACGGCTACGGCATCGCGTGGCTCGACGCCGCCACTGGCGCTACGCGCAACCTCCCGATCAACCACACGGAGATCCGCAACGCCGGAGACAACTCCAGCATCCTGCGCCTGGCGACCGACGGCGAGGCCTGGTACGGCGTCGGCTGGCACTACGGCAGGGGCGGCACTACCGAGGGCACCTTCAAGGCGAGCTGGGCCGACGGCACGCTGATCTGGCTCGAGGACTGCCACGGCGACACCTACGACGTGGCCCCGGTGGGCAATGTCGTCTACACCGCCAGCCACAAGCACTACTGCGGCAACAGCGGCGGGTTCCCGCAGACGAACCCGTGGAACTTCTACCACTCGACCGCCTGGATCAACGAGGTGCGGGGCACCAACACCGAGGACATCTGGGGATACCCGGACCACCCGGGCACACCGCGCCCGGAGCTCCTGACCTGGCACCCCCTGACCGACGTCGGGACGTACACCGGGAAGGAGCAGGCCGTGTGGACGGTCTCCGGCAACGCGGACTACGTGCTGTACGGCGGCGAGTTCCCCCGGGTCAACGGCGTCGGGCAGCAGGGGATCGTCCGGTACGCGAAGCGCTCCAGTGCCCCGAACAACGTGGGCCCGGTCGACTCCGGCGCGACGATCAACCCGACGGTGGCCTCCGTATCGGGGGGTACCGTCCGGCTCAACCTGACCACCACGTGGGACCGCGACGACGAGGCCCTCACGTACCGGATCTACCGCGACACGGAGGCGAACGCGCCCGTCTTCGAGGAGACGATCGCCACCAAGTTCTGGCTGCCGCAGAAGCGGACCGCGCGGGACACCGGCCTCGCGGCCGGCTCGGAGCACAGCTACCGCCTGACGGTCACCGACCCGTCGGGCAACGTGAAGCGGTCGGACTGGGTGCCTGTCACCGTGTCGAGCACTCCGTCCAGCGACTACGCGGACACCGTGGTGCAGGACGGCGCCGCGAACTTCTGGCGCCTCGGCGAGCCCCTGGGGTCGACGCCGACCTACGACTGGGCGGGCGGGGCGGACCTCACCGTGCCGTCGACCGTCCGGCTCGGCACCGCCGGCGCCATCACCGGTGACCCGAACACCGCCGCGACGTTCCAGAACTCCTCGTCGAGCAGGCTCGTCGCTACCAGTGCCAATATCGCCCCCGCGCCGAACACGTTCACGGTCGAGGCCTGGATCAAGGGCACCGGCACCGGCCGGATCGTCGGCTACGGCAACAGCAACAGCGCCACGGGCACCTCCAGCTCCACCGACCGGCTCCTCTACATCGACTCCGGTGGCCGCCTCCAGTTCGGCGTGAACAACGGCAGCAGGCTCACGCTCCGGTCGCCGGCACGGGTCAACGACGGCGCCTGGCACCACGTGGTCGGCACGCTCGGCTCCGGCGGCATGCAGCTCTTCGTCGACGGCGTCCGGGTCGGCAACCGGACCGACGTGACCAACGGCCAGGCCTTCAACGGCTACTGGCGGATCGGCGCCGACACCCTGAGCAACTGGCCCAACCGCCCGCTGCTCGGTGACCGATACACCGGCGTGGCGGACGACGTCGCGATCTACCCGACCGCGCTGTCCACGGCCACCGTGCTGGACCACTACACGGTCGCCGTGAACGGCGGCCGCCCGAACCGGGCGCCGGTCGCAGAGGCGACGGCCGAGATCCACGGCTTCGACCTGACGGTGGACGGCAGCGGGTCCTCCGACCCGGACGGCCCCATCTCGTCCTGGGCCTGGAACTTCGGTGACGGCACAACGGGCACCGGTGCGCAGGCCACTCACACCTACGCCGCACCCGGGACATACACCGTGACCCTCACGGTGTCGGACGGCGAGGGCGGGTCTGCCCAGGACGCCGTCCAGGTCGAGGCCACGGCTCCGGCCGAGTTCGCGGCCGACGACTTCGGACGCGACGTGACCGGCGGCTGGGGCACGGCCCCTGTGGGCGGCCTCTGGACCATCTCGGGCGCTGCGTCGAGCTTCTCCCTCGCCGGGGGAGAGGGCGTCATGGCACTGCCCACGGCCGGTTCGAACCGGAAGGCCCAGCTGCAGGGCGTGTCGGAGTCGGACGTCGAGCTCAGGACGGTGCTGTCGCTCGACGAGATCTCCGACGGCGGCGGAACGTTCGTCTCTCTCGCGGGCCGCACGAGCGGGTTTACCAGCGAGTACCGGGCGAAGGCCTGGGTCAAGTCGACCGGGGCGGTCCAGCTCCAGCTCAACTCGGTCCAGGGCGCGGAGACCACACTGGCCGCCGCGAACATCGCCGGGCTGACCGTCGCGGCCGGTGAGAAGCTCGCCGTGCGGATGCAGATCACGGGTTCGGCGCCGACCACGATCCGGGCGAAGGTCTGGAAGGCAGGTACTGCCGAGCCGGCCGCCTGGCAGCTCACCACGACCAACGCGATACCCGAGCTGCAGGACGCCGGAGCCGTTGGCTACTCGGTGAGCAACGCGGGCAGCGTCACCACGGGCGCGAATGTCGTGCGGCTGGACGACTTCTGGGCAGGGCCGCTCTCGCCGTGA
- a CDS encoding acyltransferase family protein, with protein sequence MTSAPGREVWIDAGRGIAVLLVVLYHAARWFGVAEWEQVNDYVSSVRMPFFFMISGLLAYRVGAAGEAGLSWRTLWERRLRLYLWVFVIWEGIGTACYLIGFALRGTPLGFGPMLRDLLLAPVRPQFELWFIWALALFCVVARLLRSLDWRWHLLGAAIPSVIALTDGFDLGNVGWNGALKYYVFFVCGMYLRPLLLRLARTPWGVRASLVLGWALLATVVEVAGLRSVVGVYFVLCVAGILAGVALGTFLARSAVLVRIGASTLPVYLGHTPVIILGSSLVFALIGSTVLPTAVGLVVVPVAAAAAIALSWLLHRWTAPGPMRYLYVVPERLSGGQRVPRR encoded by the coding sequence GTGACCAGCGCGCCCGGACGCGAGGTCTGGATCGACGCGGGCCGAGGGATCGCCGTTCTCCTGGTCGTGCTCTACCACGCGGCGCGCTGGTTCGGCGTGGCCGAGTGGGAGCAGGTCAACGACTACGTGTCCTCGGTGCGCATGCCGTTCTTCTTCATGATCTCGGGTCTGCTCGCGTACCGCGTCGGCGCAGCGGGCGAGGCCGGCCTGTCCTGGCGCACGCTGTGGGAGCGGAGGCTGCGCCTCTACCTGTGGGTCTTCGTGATCTGGGAGGGCATCGGCACCGCGTGCTACCTGATCGGGTTCGCCCTGCGCGGCACCCCGCTCGGGTTCGGACCGATGCTGCGCGACCTCCTCCTGGCGCCGGTCCGCCCGCAGTTCGAGCTGTGGTTCATCTGGGCGCTCGCGCTCTTCTGCGTCGTCGCGCGGCTCCTGCGATCCCTCGACTGGCGTTGGCACCTCCTGGGGGCGGCGATCCCGTCGGTCATCGCGTTGACCGACGGCTTCGACCTCGGCAACGTCGGGTGGAACGGCGCGCTCAAGTACTACGTCTTCTTTGTGTGCGGCATGTACCTGCGCCCGCTGCTGCTCCGGCTCGCCCGGACGCCCTGGGGGGTCAGGGCCTCTCTGGTGCTCGGCTGGGCGCTCCTGGCGACGGTCGTCGAGGTGGCGGGGCTCCGATCCGTCGTCGGGGTGTACTTCGTCCTGTGCGTCGCCGGGATCCTCGCCGGAGTCGCGCTCGGGACCTTCCTCGCCCGGAGCGCCGTCCTGGTGCGGATCGGGGCCTCGACGCTGCCGGTCTATCTAGGGCACACCCCGGTGATCATCCTGGGGTCGTCGCTGGTGTTCGCCCTGATCGGGTCGACGGTCCTGCCGACCGCGGTCGGCCTCGTAGTGGTGCCGGTCGCCGCGGCGGCCGCGATCGCGCTCTCGTGGCTCCTGCACAGGTGGACCGCCCCCGGTCCGATGCGCTACCTCTATGTGGTCCCCGAGCGGCTCAGCGGGGGGCAGCGAGTTCCGCGGCGCTAG
- a CDS encoding LysE family translocator, protein MLKLVGAAYVIYLGVQAIRHRADARLALTAPDKVRAASPWRAVWAGFVVGATNPKTIVFFAAFLPQFMNDAAPATPQLLFLGLLFSLLALCQDSIVALLAGQARAWFARSPKRLDHMSVTGGVAMVGLGTTLALQGGAKA, encoded by the coding sequence GTGCTCAAGCTTGTGGGCGCGGCGTACGTGATCTACCTCGGGGTCCAAGCGATCCGGCACCGCGCCGACGCCCGCCTCGCCCTGACCGCACCCGACAAGGTGCGTGCGGCGAGCCCGTGGCGCGCGGTCTGGGCCGGGTTCGTGGTCGGCGCGACCAACCCGAAGACCATCGTGTTCTTCGCGGCATTCCTGCCGCAGTTCATGAACGACGCCGCTCCCGCGACCCCGCAGCTGCTCTTCCTCGGCCTGCTGTTCAGCCTGCTCGCCCTGTGCCAGGACTCGATCGTGGCGCTGCTCGCCGGGCAGGCGCGCGCGTGGTTCGCTCGCAGCCCGAAGCGGCTCGACCACATGAGCGTCACCGGCGGGGTGGCGATGGTGGGCCTGGGTACGACCCTCGCGCTCCAGGGCGGCGCCAAGGCCTGA
- a CDS encoding glycosyltransferase family 4 protein, protein MNEPGDRRTRDVRVYKTLRTAHLERALTLAPADILYQESRYDFDEELAAKVRPEAAGDLRCAWLVARRGYEIVEINEPAAIDCVRRSAAVLAALLLSDLVRRRRTRIVAYAIGNLDPHTLPKPAAWWPRLGRRLDLVLARWVWSRLDRVAFGTQTARQLYGTVFGIAERRSLRWTTIEALPAVCECLVDYGVDGGIDGRVGKALADGGKTPGRLLFLGDLSTRKGFDSVLAAWTKVRHQVPDSMLTVVGRGALLDDAYEAARADSRIRVIADPPRDVVHAELRRASVVLLPSRRQGAWREQVGLPIVEGLAHGCTVVTTDETGIADWLRRAGHGVIPAGSVGELLAPVVAEAARRPLDPRAVRASLPGQDSRLEADGWLFSREVIAVGT, encoded by the coding sequence ATGAACGAGCCGGGTGACCGCAGGACACGCGACGTGCGCGTCTACAAGACGCTCCGCACCGCGCATCTCGAACGCGCCCTGACGCTGGCCCCGGCCGACATCCTGTACCAGGAGAGCCGCTACGACTTCGACGAGGAGCTGGCGGCGAAGGTCCGCCCCGAGGCGGCGGGAGACCTGCGCTGCGCGTGGCTCGTCGCCCGCCGGGGGTACGAGATCGTCGAGATCAACGAGCCTGCCGCCATCGACTGCGTCCGCAGGTCCGCCGCCGTCCTGGCGGCGCTGCTCCTGAGCGACCTGGTCCGGCGCCGTCGGACCAGGATCGTCGCCTACGCGATCGGCAACCTAGACCCGCACACCCTGCCGAAGCCTGCCGCGTGGTGGCCGCGGCTGGGCCGGCGCCTGGACCTGGTCCTCGCCCGCTGGGTGTGGTCCCGGCTCGACCGGGTGGCGTTCGGCACCCAGACGGCGAGGCAGCTCTACGGCACGGTCTTCGGCATCGCCGAGCGACGGAGCCTGCGCTGGACCACCATCGAGGCGCTGCCGGCCGTCTGCGAGTGCCTGGTCGACTACGGGGTCGACGGCGGAATCGACGGCCGGGTCGGCAAGGCACTCGCGGACGGCGGGAAGACGCCGGGCCGCCTGCTGTTCCTGGGCGACCTCTCGACGCGCAAGGGCTTCGACTCGGTGCTGGCCGCCTGGACGAAGGTGCGGCACCAGGTACCCGACTCGATGCTCACCGTCGTGGGCCGCGGCGCGCTGCTCGACGACGCCTACGAGGCCGCCCGCGCGGACAGCCGCATCCGGGTCATCGCCGACCCGCCGCGCGACGTCGTGCACGCCGAGCTGCGCCGGGCCTCGGTGGTCCTGCTGCCGTCCCGCCGCCAGGGCGCGTGGCGCGAGCAGGTGGGCCTGCCCATCGTCGAGGGACTGGCGCACGGCTGCACCGTCGTGACTACCGACGAGACCGGCATCGCGGACTGGCTCCGGCGCGCCGGGCACGGCGTCATCCCGGCCGGCTCCGTGGGCGAGCTGCTCGCCCCGGTCGTGGCCGAGGCCGCACGCAGGCCGCTGGACCCACGGGCAGTCCGCGCCTCCCTGCCGGGCCAGGACTCCCGCCTGGAGGCGGACGGGTGGCTGTTCTCCCGCGAGGTAATCGCCGTCGGCACGTGA